One Luteolibacter arcticus DNA segment encodes these proteins:
- a CDS encoding class I mannose-6-phosphate isomerase: MRKPNYDKHPFVAVPDSEQSCVEGWEAIGGRLREAILLRGNRKTVMAVECYPGVDETTVARSLAARLQPALLVSSADGLLPEVEINRICEPFLGGDDPVFGFLSSLTLPQFFDPAALQVLRESSDAINEGLVLIVGVGATLLCDSDILVYADLARWEIQQRQRRKEISNLGVNHFDSHHAGKYKRAYFIDWRVADRWKKPLLGKAEFFLDTHQIDHAKLADGDSVRLGLVTAARRPFRVVPLFDPGVWGGQWMKEVCDLDRTEVNYAWCFDCVPEENSLLLGFGKHRFELPSIDLVFDQGRALLGQTVQSRFGDEFPIRFDFLDTMGGGNLSFQVHPRKEYIREKFGMPYTQDESYYLLDAGRDAKVYLGLKDGVDPESMLTDLKRAQEGEIPFPDERYVNRFPAKKHDHFLIPSGTVHCSGSESMVLEISATPYIFTFKMWDWNRLGLDGKARPIHLEHGASNIDWSRNTEWTKKNLVNRVETLGCGEGWREERTGLHESDFIETRRHWFTKTVAHDTQGTLNVLNLVEGEEAIVESPTGTFDPFVVHYAESFVVPASVGPYTIRPHGKGIGHECATLKAYVRE; this comes from the coding sequence ATGAGGAAACCGAACTACGATAAGCATCCCTTTGTTGCAGTGCCCGATTCGGAGCAGTCATGTGTCGAGGGCTGGGAAGCGATCGGAGGCCGGCTTCGCGAGGCAATCTTACTTCGAGGCAATCGTAAAACCGTCATGGCGGTGGAATGCTATCCCGGTGTTGATGAAACCACCGTTGCCCGATCCCTTGCCGCCCGACTCCAGCCTGCTTTGCTCGTCAGCAGTGCGGACGGGTTGCTTCCGGAAGTCGAGATCAACCGCATTTGCGAGCCCTTCCTGGGCGGAGACGATCCGGTGTTCGGCTTCCTCTCCAGCCTCACTTTGCCCCAGTTTTTCGATCCCGCGGCCTTGCAAGTCCTCCGGGAAAGTTCGGACGCGATCAACGAGGGCCTGGTGTTGATTGTCGGCGTCGGCGCCACGCTGCTTTGTGACTCTGACATCCTGGTGTACGCCGACCTCGCCAGGTGGGAAATCCAGCAACGTCAGCGACGGAAGGAGATTTCAAATCTCGGCGTCAACCACTTCGATTCCCACCATGCAGGGAAATACAAGCGCGCTTACTTCATCGACTGGCGGGTGGCCGACCGTTGGAAAAAACCGTTGCTAGGAAAAGCTGAGTTCTTCCTCGATACCCATCAAATCGACCATGCCAAGCTGGCGGATGGAGATTCGGTGCGCCTCGGACTGGTCACCGCAGCCAGGCGTCCCTTCAGGGTCGTTCCTTTGTTCGACCCCGGCGTCTGGGGCGGCCAATGGATGAAGGAGGTGTGCGACCTCGACCGTACGGAGGTGAATTATGCCTGGTGCTTTGACTGCGTGCCGGAAGAAAATTCGCTGTTACTAGGCTTCGGAAAGCATCGCTTCGAACTGCCCTCCATCGATCTCGTATTCGATCAAGGGAGGGCACTGCTGGGGCAAACCGTTCAGTCTCGCTTTGGCGACGAGTTTCCCATCCGCTTCGACTTTCTGGACACGATGGGCGGAGGAAACCTCTCCTTTCAAGTGCATCCCCGTAAGGAATACATCCGCGAAAAATTCGGGATGCCTTATACTCAGGACGAGAGTTATTACCTATTGGATGCTGGGCGGGATGCGAAGGTCTACCTCGGTTTGAAGGACGGCGTGGATCCGGAGTCCATGCTGACGGACTTGAAACGCGCCCAAGAGGGCGAAATCCCGTTCCCGGACGAACGCTACGTGAACCGGTTTCCGGCAAAAAAGCACGACCATTTCCTGATACCCTCCGGCACGGTTCATTGTTCCGGCTCGGAGTCGATGGTGCTCGAGATCAGCGCGACTCCATACATCTTCACCTTCAAAATGTGGGATTGGAACCGGCTAGGCCTGGATGGCAAAGCCCGGCCGATCCACCTCGAACACGGAGCTTCGAATATCGATTGGTCGCGCAACACCGAATGGACCAAGAAGAACCTTGTCAACCGGGTGGAAACTCTCGGCTGCGGCGAAGGTTGGCGCGAGGAGCGAACCGGCTTGCATGAAAGCGACTTCATCGAGACGAGGAGACACTGGTTTACCAAGACCGTCGCGCACGACACGCAGGGCACGCTCAATGTTTTGAACCTTGTCGAGGGAGAAGAAGCAATCGTTGAAAGCCCCACCGGAACATTCGATCCGTTTGTGGTTCATTATGCCGAGTCCTTTGTGGTCCCAGCATCGGTGGGTCCTTACACGATTCGCCCGCACGGCAAAGGCATCGGCCATGAATGCGCCACCCTCAAAGCCTACGTGAGAGAATGA
- a CDS encoding ROK family protein — protein sequence MILLVGDLGGTRMKLGLVRGGEVLSQVVEPSNSEQGLAPQLPVIKAAWLRMLDDVGIPLAECTGVVISFPSLVDHQSGRILDEFGKYSDAVGIDLRAWSHEQLGLPLAIENDARMACIGEWQYGAGRGTDNLVMVTLGTGLGTCAIMEGKVMRGVHGQAGVLGGHTTLRYGGRACPCGNTGCAEAEASTTSLAHLAANRTDFATSAVSKEPVLDFESVIRQASGGDTCAIALREHSLLVWSSLAVNLIHSYDPEVVIFGGGIMSAADLILPALREHIHRHAHTPWGRVRVEASLLGDQAALVASEWLFREQSTYFSK from the coding sequence ATGATTCTCTTGGTCGGCGATCTCGGAGGCACACGGATGAAGCTGGGTCTCGTGCGCGGCGGAGAGGTGCTTTCCCAAGTTGTGGAACCCTCGAACTCCGAGCAGGGATTGGCTCCGCAATTACCTGTCATTAAAGCAGCTTGGCTCCGCATGTTGGACGACGTGGGAATACCTTTGGCGGAATGCACGGGGGTGGTGATCTCGTTCCCGAGTTTGGTGGACCATCAAAGCGGTCGCATTCTGGATGAATTTGGAAAGTACTCGGATGCCGTCGGAATTGATTTGAGAGCCTGGTCCCATGAGCAGCTCGGCCTGCCGCTTGCCATTGAAAACGACGCTCGCATGGCGTGCATCGGAGAGTGGCAGTATGGCGCGGGCCGCGGCACGGATAATCTTGTCATGGTAACCCTCGGAACCGGATTGGGTACGTGCGCTATCATGGAGGGCAAGGTGATGCGCGGCGTGCATGGTCAAGCCGGTGTCTTGGGGGGACATACGACCTTGCGCTACGGGGGGCGGGCTTGTCCCTGCGGCAATACGGGATGCGCCGAAGCTGAGGCATCGACCACTTCCCTTGCTCATCTGGCTGCGAACCGCACGGACTTCGCCACAAGCGCGGTTTCCAAGGAACCCGTTCTCGATTTCGAATCGGTGATTCGGCAAGCCTCCGGCGGGGATACCTGCGCCATCGCGCTTCGAGAGCACAGCCTGCTTGTCTGGTCATCGCTCGCGGTCAACCTCATCCATTCCTATGACCCCGAGGTGGTGATTTTTGGAGGAGGAATCATGAGTGCCGCCGACCTCATTCTGCCCGCCCTGCGCGAGCATATCCACCGGCACGCCCATACTCCATGGGGCCGGGTTCGAGTGGAGGCATCCTTGCTTGGCGATCAGGCCGCGCTCGTGGCCTCTGAATGGCTGTTCAGAGAACAATCCACCTATTTTTCGAAATGA
- a CDS encoding sugar porter family MFS transporter, producing the protein MTQDVSSPLRFVLFATGVTALGGFLFGYDTAVINGANSYLKASMGLNAAQEGIAGASAILGCIPGAMFAGFLSDRFGRRKILFVCALLYALSGILSAVPRTFEEFLAARFIGGLGIGASSMICPVYIAEISPEKWRGRLGTLFQLGIVVGIFLTLFVNKTVQGMGDDAWNTDFGWRWMLGAGAVPALMFLGLLFAVPESPRWLSQRGREDEAREILGKVGGREHAARELIAIRTASAGEEGRFAELFRPPNLKPMLIAVLLMAFSQFCGINAIMYYSSKIFESAGGGKDAAFMSSVWVGLINVVFTFVAIGLVDKAGRRPLLIVGTAVQTISLTLVGWMFHTQQSGLPLLLAVIGFIAAFAMAMGPVGWLLCAEIFPNKLRGRAMSLASLTVWVSCYIVAQTFPMLNDSPSVGPAITFWLYAGISFVSLLFVFAFVPETKGRTLEEIEEEWNRTGPELLKEGGQP; encoded by the coding sequence ATGACTCAAGACGTCTCCTCTCCACTCCGCTTCGTATTGTTCGCCACCGGTGTCACTGCTCTCGGCGGCTTTCTGTTCGGTTACGATACGGCGGTCATCAATGGCGCCAACTCCTACCTCAAGGCCTCGATGGGCCTGAACGCGGCCCAAGAAGGAATCGCGGGTGCCAGTGCAATTCTTGGCTGCATTCCGGGTGCGATGTTCGCGGGTTTTCTGAGCGACCGCTTCGGTCGCCGAAAGATCCTGTTCGTTTGCGCCCTGCTCTATGCCCTGTCCGGGATACTTTCAGCGGTTCCGCGTACCTTTGAGGAGTTCCTCGCCGCACGTTTCATCGGTGGCCTTGGGATCGGGGCATCGTCGATGATCTGTCCGGTCTATATTGCGGAGATATCACCCGAGAAGTGGCGGGGAAGACTTGGAACGCTTTTCCAACTGGGCATCGTGGTGGGAATCTTCCTCACCCTCTTCGTGAACAAGACCGTGCAGGGCATGGGGGATGACGCATGGAACACCGACTTCGGATGGCGTTGGATGCTGGGTGCAGGCGCGGTGCCTGCTCTGATGTTTCTTGGACTGCTCTTCGCGGTTCCTGAAAGTCCGCGCTGGTTGTCGCAGCGGGGTCGTGAAGACGAGGCCCGGGAGATCCTTGGGAAAGTGGGTGGCCGCGAACACGCCGCCAGAGAACTGATCGCCATCCGGACAGCTTCGGCGGGTGAGGAGGGCCGCTTCGCGGAATTGTTCAGGCCCCCCAATCTCAAGCCGATGCTCATCGCCGTACTGCTGATGGCATTTTCTCAGTTCTGCGGGATCAACGCCATCATGTACTATTCGTCGAAGATTTTTGAATCCGCCGGCGGCGGCAAAGATGCGGCCTTCATGTCCTCCGTCTGGGTTGGCCTGATCAATGTGGTTTTCACCTTTGTGGCCATCGGGCTGGTGGACAAGGCCGGCCGCCGTCCCTTGCTGATCGTTGGCACTGCCGTGCAGACCATTTCGCTCACCCTGGTCGGATGGATGTTTCATACCCAACAGAGCGGATTGCCCCTGCTGCTCGCCGTCATCGGCTTCATCGCCGCCTTTGCCATGGCGATGGGACCGGTAGGTTGGCTACTTTGCGCCGAAATCTTTCCGAACAAACTTCGAGGACGCGCCATGTCGCTGGCTTCACTGACGGTTTGGGTGTCCTGCTACATCGTCGCCCAGACCTTCCCCATGCTGAATGACAGCCCTTCCGTGGGGCCGGCCATCACGTTCTGGCTCTATGCCGGAATCAGCTTTGTCTCATTGCTCTTCGTATTCGCATTCGTTCCCGAAACCAAGGGCCGGACACTGGAAGAGATCGAAGAAGAATGGAACCGTACTGGGCCTGAATTGTTGAAGGAAGGAGGGCAACCATGA
- a CDS encoding AraC family transcriptional regulator, whose translation MQLGTPFRHALPVTEHVLAEPLHVTYTGWIKLGAGQPYLSGPGETPVFFRYLWNEGRILPEFCLVLIRGGQGELETRHGIQRIPAGTAFLLRPGEWHRHQPSPDTGWTNLWIAFNGELPRRWMREGSFHLTGNIAVVQDFDLFVAQFERLLCSVQSAPNDNSSILSYQLIGILSHFLHDGLNSDASVLHADELVSKALAYIWGNLLQTLSVPDVAQHLGCHRRSLERRFKDGTGRSVLDEIQACRIDRAKRMLEGTPLTLKETALRAGFRNGPHMRQVFRAQFGLSPEAFRESTKGI comes from the coding sequence ATGCAACTCGGAACTCCATTTCGGCACGCCCTACCGGTAACGGAGCACGTATTGGCTGAACCACTGCATGTGACCTACACCGGATGGATAAAGCTGGGTGCCGGCCAGCCCTATTTAAGCGGCCCAGGCGAAACGCCCGTCTTCTTCCGCTATTTATGGAATGAAGGCAGAATTTTGCCGGAGTTCTGTTTGGTGCTCATTCGGGGAGGTCAGGGGGAGCTGGAGACACGGCACGGGATCCAACGGATTCCAGCGGGAACCGCGTTTCTATTGCGTCCTGGAGAGTGGCACCGCCATCAGCCGTCTCCCGACACCGGCTGGACCAATTTGTGGATCGCCTTCAACGGGGAATTGCCACGCCGCTGGATGCGAGAAGGCTCCTTTCATCTGACGGGCAATATTGCGGTGGTTCAGGATTTTGACCTGTTTGTGGCCCAGTTCGAGCGCCTGCTTTGCAGTGTCCAAAGCGCGCCCAACGACAATAGTTCTATCCTTTCTTACCAATTGATCGGGATTCTTTCCCATTTCCTACATGACGGGCTCAACTCGGACGCCAGCGTCCTTCATGCGGACGAACTGGTATCCAAGGCTTTAGCGTATATTTGGGGAAACCTTCTTCAGACTTTGAGTGTGCCGGATGTGGCGCAGCACCTCGGCTGCCACCGCCGCTCGTTGGAGCGGCGGTTCAAAGATGGAACCGGGCGCAGCGTGCTCGACGAGATACAAGCCTGTCGCATCGACCGTGCCAAACGCATGTTAGAGGGAACCCCGCTCACGCTGAAAGAAACAGCCCTCCGGGCAGGGTTCCGGAATGGTCCGCACATGCGGCAGGTGTTCCGCGCGCAATTCGGCCTCAGTCCGGAAGCTTTCCGGGAGTCGACGAAAGGAATCTGA
- the tnpC gene encoding IS66 family transposase, translated as MGADWLSAVYRAIQSEHWRSRYRQFDETPIDYLEPGSGQAQTGYLWASNIPGGTVIYQWRAGRDVGGIVELFGSSGPAACTIQCDGYEAYPAWARNNPHIVLAGCHAHLRRKFFEVQEQDPKLVAWILRQIGHLYGIERLLREAKAGPALREAVRAPQGRMIQWRLKALIDRLALRAILPKSKLGKAIHYAARQWSKLEVYLGDGQIEIDNNLVENAIRPTKLGAKNWLFIGCREAGKRAAILYTIVENCRRLGLGTREYLEDVLTRLPAMMESEVVTLTPANWLRARQGKQIWKAA; from the coding sequence CTGGGAGCCGACTGGCTCTCGGCCGTTTACCGCGCCATCCAGTCCGAGCACTGGCGAAGTCGCTACCGGCAGTTTGACGAAACGCCGATCGACTACCTCGAGCCCGGCAGTGGCCAGGCACAGACTGGTTACCTCTGGGCCTCCAACATCCCCGGCGGCACCGTCATCTACCAATGGCGGGCCGGACGCGATGTCGGCGGAATCGTCGAGCTTTTCGGCAGCTCCGGCCCCGCCGCCTGCACCATCCAGTGCGACGGTTACGAGGCCTATCCCGCCTGGGCCAGGAACAATCCCCACATCGTGCTGGCTGGCTGCCACGCCCACTTGCGGCGGAAGTTTTTCGAAGTGCAGGAACAGGACCCCAAGCTCGTCGCCTGGATCCTGCGCCAGATCGGACACCTCTATGGGATCGAAAGGCTGTTGCGCGAAGCCAAGGCCGGGCCCGCCCTGCGTGAAGCCGTGCGTGCCCCGCAAGGCCGCATGATCCAGTGGCGGCTCAAAGCCCTCATCGACCGCCTCGCGCTGCGCGCCATCCTGCCCAAGAGCAAGCTCGGCAAGGCGATCCACTACGCGGCCAGACAGTGGAGCAAGCTTGAGGTCTATCTCGGCGACGGCCAGATCGAGATCGACAACAACCTCGTCGAGAATGCCATCCGCCCGACCAAGCTGGGAGCAAAGAACTGGCTGTTCATCGGCTGTCGCGAAGCGGGGAAGCGGGCGGCGATCCTTTACACCATCGTCGAGAACTGCCGGCGACTGGGCCTCGGCACCCGCGAGTATCTGGAAGACGTGCTCACCCGACTGCCCGCGATGATGGAAAGCGAAGTGGTCACGCTAACCCCGGCAAACTGGCTCCGCGCCCGCCAGGGAAAGCAGATCTGGAAAGCGGCCTGA
- a CDS encoding IS66 family transposase, with protein MEDGERQQLLGEIAKRDAEIVVLKQTIDALCRRIFGKSSEQLDAAHLELFEPPKKAPAAAPADHGPAAEDPDRRDRRRKQPRPPRIPEHLPVVEQVLDPPEVLANPEQWRRIGEEVREQLDYKRGEFRRIRLVRGKYVRKGDVLAKPVVAPLPPSLLDRCLATPGLVAEIIDNRFVCHLPYYRHAEIFARQGVSFHRKTLCNWAALGRTGSRLALGRLPRHPVRALAKSLPAV; from the coding sequence ATGGAGGACGGCGAACGGCAGCAACTGCTTGGCGAGATCGCGAAACGCGACGCCGAGATCGTCGTCCTCAAGCAGACCATCGATGCGCTCTGCCGCCGCATCTTCGGCAAATCCAGCGAGCAGCTCGATGCCGCCCATCTCGAACTCTTCGAACCGCCAAAAAAAGCGCCCGCCGCCGCTCCCGCAGACCACGGACCGGCGGCTGAGGATCCGGACCGCCGCGACCGGCGGCGCAAGCAACCTCGGCCGCCGCGCATCCCGGAACATCTGCCCGTCGTCGAGCAGGTCCTCGATCCGCCCGAAGTACTTGCCAACCCGGAGCAATGGCGGCGCATCGGCGAGGAGGTCCGCGAACAGCTCGACTACAAGCGCGGCGAATTCCGGCGCATCCGGCTGGTCCGCGGCAAGTACGTCCGCAAGGGTGACGTGCTGGCCAAACCGGTCGTCGCACCGTTGCCGCCGTCGTTGTTGGACCGGTGCCTCGCCACTCCCGGTCTCGTCGCCGAGATCATCGACAACCGCTTCGTTTGCCACCTGCCGTATTACCGGCACGCGGAGATCTTTGCCCGCCAGGGCGTGAGCTTCCACCGCAAGACGCTGTGCAACTGGGCCGCACTGGGCCGCACTGGGAGCCGACTGGCTCTCGGCCGTTTACCGCGCCATCCAGTCCGAGCACTGGCGAAGTCGCTACCGGCAGTTTGA
- a CDS encoding beta strand repeat-containing protein: protein MNSLTVGRQYLVQIWCDDSRGFDYTSNLSSTGGNTVVVDYNTTNVDGGLGQYVTGTFTASGATQAFTLSGSPIINVLNAIQLRDVTVSAPTVTWNGNLNGNWDTSSLNWTNPGGAAAYANGNNVVFNDNATGTTTVSNTTAVSPLSISVNNTSKAYTIGGSAIAGSTGLTKEGTSTLTLTGTNTFTGPTTISAGSLIIDGTGRLGGGSYASPISNNGNFTYNSSVAQSLSGGISGTGELVQNGLGALTLGLGNTYTGATTVNAGTLIVSGSIASSPTVTVASGSILEVSATTYNALASGAGKSWTVGGIINITGAAEVLTLPATTTLNGGTLTSTSSGGATFGSYHSAGHTITANGTGNAISSVDFGISTGTTLTLSTPLAGDTLAGSTVFKDVAGPGALTKSGLGTVTLSGANSYSGPTNVTGGTLMVEGLLGPGALTVASGGTLGGSGSIDGVASVASGGMLSPGTGGSGTLTFNAHLTLAGSTSFVVSKTGAVLTNTKVDGVAGVTFGGNLTITSTGETLALGDTFELFVPDGGLSGAFATYSLPPAPAGLAWDTSNLSVDGTITVANFLGLPNFNPPAGGYVGTQSVSVSSDSGSTIYYTTDGSTPTTSSSSGASGGFVIIVPVNSTGFTIKAFSRKSGLADSPVAAASYNTIPTGVWNVDNNGDWSDAGNWLSGAIPSGSGVAADFSVLPQTADATVTLDTNRAIGSMTFGNTNNFNWTLASSGGSILTLDAGVGNPFINVIDNTTTLTGGLAGSQGLVKNGAGTLILSGTGKNYTSTTTINNGTLELLATGPFGSSINIGGSATLIADSSSNPATVTLNGNISGSGVLQLKSLGGGNTRLVGDNSGFTGTATLAAGQNVFVWENSLAGSAGAAWTIEGSYAMTLDLSSPTIHLGSLSGTNPATQIGGWNLSSGVHTFEIGALGTSTGFAGVFADSPIGGHTGTVALTKVGTGTLSLSGASTYTGDTTVNAGALVLASGGALTFAPTTDGISNKITGAGTVTLNGTFNINLAGADTTSGNEWTLVDVANKTYGGTFAIPGFTETADVWTMTGSNTWTFTESTGILTVTGDNYTTWAASFPGIGDPAPSADPDHDGIENLLEFVVGGDPRVSSTSFLPTLATVGPNLVLSYDRNDDSESGTTQVGQWSADLITWQDISPVLLNENGGAPDAMTVSIPLTNAVNGKLFARLHVTRP from the coding sequence ATGAACAGCTTGACGGTTGGCCGCCAGTATCTCGTCCAGATTTGGTGCGACGACTCCCGTGGCTTTGATTATACCTCAAATCTATCTAGCACCGGGGGCAATACCGTGGTGGTCGATTATAACACAACCAATGTCGACGGCGGGTTGGGCCAATATGTCACCGGCACATTCACCGCTTCCGGGGCGACGCAGGCGTTCACCCTCAGCGGCTCGCCCATTATCAACGTACTGAATGCCATTCAACTGCGCGATGTGACCGTGAGCGCGCCGACTGTCACATGGAATGGGAATCTCAATGGCAACTGGGACACCAGTTCGCTCAACTGGACCAATCCAGGTGGAGCAGCGGCCTACGCGAATGGCAACAACGTCGTGTTTAACGACAACGCCACTGGAACGACCACCGTGAGCAACACCACCGCGGTTTCACCTCTGTCAATTTCCGTCAATAACACTAGCAAGGCATACACAATTGGTGGCAGCGCAATCGCCGGCAGCACCGGTCTGACCAAGGAAGGCACCAGCACGTTAACGCTGACGGGCACAAACACATTCACCGGCCCCACCACCATTAGCGCCGGCAGCTTGATCATTGACGGCACCGGCCGGTTAGGCGGCGGCTCCTATGCCAGTCCGATTTCAAACAACGGAAACTTCACCTATAACAGCTCCGTCGCCCAGTCACTCTCAGGAGGCATCAGCGGGACTGGCGAATTGGTTCAAAATGGCCTTGGAGCGCTCACTCTTGGCCTTGGCAACACCTACACCGGTGCTACTACTGTCAATGCCGGGACCCTGATTGTGTCTGGTAGTATTGCTTCCTCGCCAACTGTCACCGTCGCAAGTGGTTCGATCCTGGAGGTTAGCGCTACCACTTATAACGCGCTTGCCTCTGGTGCAGGCAAGAGCTGGACCGTGGGTGGCATCATCAACATCACCGGGGCGGCCGAAGTTTTGACCTTGCCCGCCACCACGACGCTCAACGGTGGCACCCTGACCAGTACCTCGTCAGGCGGCGCCACCTTTGGGTCCTATCATAGCGCAGGCCACACGATCACCGCCAACGGTACTGGCAACGCCATCAGCAGCGTCGATTTCGGGATTTCAACTGGCACCACCCTGACCCTCAGCACGCCCTTGGCAGGAGACACGCTTGCCGGTTCGACGGTATTCAAGGACGTGGCAGGCCCGGGCGCGCTTACCAAGAGCGGACTTGGCACCGTGACCCTCTCAGGTGCTAACAGCTACAGCGGTCCCACCAACGTCACCGGCGGCACATTGATGGTCGAGGGTTTGCTCGGGCCCGGTGCGCTCACGGTTGCCTCGGGTGGAACCCTCGGCGGCAGCGGCAGCATCGACGGCGTGGCTAGCGTGGCATCCGGAGGAATGTTGTCACCAGGTACGGGCGGTAGCGGAACCCTCACCTTCAACGCGCACCTCACCCTGGCTGGCAGCACAAGTTTTGTGGTCAGTAAAACTGGTGCGGTGCTCACCAACACTAAAGTGGATGGAGTTGCCGGCGTCACCTTTGGCGGCAACCTCACCATTACCTCGACGGGGGAAACGCTTGCCCTCGGTGACACCTTCGAGCTGTTTGTCCCGGACGGCGGCTTGAGTGGTGCATTCGCAACCTACTCCTTGCCACCCGCGCCTGCGGGCCTTGCCTGGGACACCTCAAACTTGTCAGTCGACGGAACCATCACCGTCGCCAATTTCCTCGGCCTACCGAATTTCAATCCTCCTGCAGGCGGATATGTCGGCACTCAGTCGGTGTCTGTTTCATCGGATAGCGGTTCTACGATCTACTATACGACCGATGGCAGCACCCCGACCACGTCATCTTCGTCGGGAGCCAGCGGCGGCTTCGTGATCATCGTGCCTGTGAACTCTACTGGCTTTACGATCAAAGCCTTTTCCCGCAAGTCAGGCTTGGCGGACAGCCCGGTGGCGGCGGCGAGCTACAATACCATTCCCACCGGGGTCTGGAATGTGGATAACAACGGCGATTGGTCGGATGCGGGAAATTGGTTGTCCGGCGCGATTCCGAGCGGCAGCGGTGTGGCCGCCGATTTCAGCGTGCTTCCCCAAACTGCCGATGCCACGGTTACTCTCGATACCAACCGTGCCATTGGCAGCATGACCTTTGGAAACACCAACAACTTCAATTGGACCCTGGCTTCGTCCGGCGGCAGCATTCTCACCTTAGACGCGGGTGTTGGAAATCCCTTCATCAATGTGATCGACAACACCACCACCCTGACCGGCGGACTCGCCGGTTCCCAAGGGTTGGTAAAAAACGGCGCCGGCACCCTGATCCTGAGCGGCACGGGGAAAAACTACACCAGCACCACCACGATCAACAACGGCACGTTGGAGTTGCTCGCCACCGGTCCCTTCGGCAGTTCCATAAACATCGGCGGTTCGGCAACCCTCATTGCTGACAGCTCAAGCAACCCCGCAACGGTGACTCTCAACGGCAACATCAGTGGCTCCGGGGTTCTGCAATTGAAGAGCCTCGGTGGCGGAAACACACGGCTCGTCGGTGATAACAGCGGCTTCACCGGCACCGCTACCTTAGCGGCCGGGCAAAATGTCTTCGTGTGGGAGAACAGCCTCGCAGGCAGTGCGGGAGCCGCATGGACTATTGAAGGCAGTTACGCGATGACTTTGGACCTTTCCTCGCCCACCATCCACCTCGGTTCGCTGTCGGGGACGAATCCAGCCACTCAGATCGGCGGTTGGAATCTGAGCAGCGGAGTCCATACCTTCGAAATCGGAGCGCTGGGAACTTCGACAGGTTTCGCGGGTGTTTTCGCCGACAGCCCCATCGGTGGCCACACGGGAACCGTGGCCCTGACCAAGGTCGGCACCGGCACCTTGAGTCTGAGCGGCGCCAGCACATATACCGGCGACACCACCGTCAACGCTGGAGCGCTGGTGCTGGCTTCTGGAGGCGCCCTCACCTTCGCGCCCACCACCGACGGGATCTCCAATAAGATTACCGGAGCCGGTACAGTCACGTTGAATGGAACTTTCAACATCAACCTTGCCGGTGCCGACACGACCAGCGGCAACGAATGGACACTGGTGGATGTCGCCAACAAAACCTACGGCGGAACCTTTGCAATCCCCGGCTTCACCGAGACTGCTGATGTCTGGACGATGACCGGTAGCAACACTTGGACCTTCACCGAGTCCACCGGCATCCTCACTGTCACCGGCGACAACTACACGACTTGGGCTGCCAGCTTCCCTGGGATTGGCGATCCCGCACCTTCCGCCGACCCTGATCATGACGGGATTGAGAACCTGCTTGAGTTCGTCGTCGGTGGAGATCCGAGGGTTTCCAGCACTTCCTTCCTTCCAACCTTGGCCACCGTTGGACCGAACCTCGTCCTGAGTTACGATCGCAACGACGACTCCGAATCCGGCACCACCCAAGTGGGACAGTGGAGCGCGGACCTTATCACTTGGCAGGACATTTCTCCGGTCTTGCTCAACGAAAACGGAGGTGCCCCCGACGCCATGACGGTTAGCATTCCGCTGACCAACGCAGTGAATGGAAAACTCTTCGCGCGCCTCCATGTCACCCGCCCGTGA